In Nostoc edaphicum CCNP1411, the sequence TGTAATTACACCCAGAACAATCATTTTTTGGCCGACAATTTCAGCACTAATTACGGCAATACCAGAATTTATTGAAGGAACTGACACCGACGCTAAAGCTCGCATTCCTAAGCCAGAAGACCGCCAAAAAATCATAGTTTTAGTTGCTAGTAGTATGCTACTAAGTTGCTGGATTCAGTTTTATTTTGTGATGAATAATTGGTTACAACAATATCCCAGTTTGCAAGCAGATACTTTTCAACGTAGTACCTTTGTTGTCAGAACAGAAGAACAAGCAAAAATCCCTAGAAATGGCGTTGTAATTCTAGAGGAACTTCAACCAATAGTAGTAGAACAGATAGCTGAAACACCTTGGTCGGAAGTAGAGAAATGGTTGCTAGATGCGAGACAGCGCGTAGGAACTCTGGGTAGGGGAGTAATTCAAAAAAACCTAGCTAAATATGAAGAGAAGGAACTATGGCGTGTTGAACCGCGTGTAGCTAATACTAAGTCTGGATATATATTAGATTTACTAAGTATTTGGATAGGCCCAAGTTCTAACCCACGGGGATATTACTTGAAGAAATCTTGTCGCATTGAACCAGTTGCAGTAGGCAATAATTCAGAGAATAAGATTACAGTTGCAGAAATTGAATGCGATCGCGCCAGTAAGCTTATTGCTGGAACACCACCTCCGCAGCAGTGAAGAATGGGGCAGAGGAGCAGGGGAGTAGGGAGAAGAATAATAAAATTACTTTTTTACCCTCTGTCTCTTCCCAATGACCAATGACCAATGACCAATGACCAATGACAAATGACCAATGACCAATGACAAATGACCAATGACAAATGACAAACAACAGAATTTTTGTATTGGCAAAGAATGTATTTCAGGAAGTGGTACGCGATCGCATCCTATATATTATTGGTTTTTATGCGCTAATACTCGCCACTGCCTTCCGCGTCCTTCCTGAATTTGCAGCTACGACTGAAGACAAAATGTTTTTAGACTTTGGGATGGCGGCGATGAATGCCATCGGGTTAATTATCACGATATTTATTGGTACAGGACTAGTTAATAAAGAAATTGAAAAACGCACTATCTTGGTGTTAATTGCTAAACCTGTTAGTCGCAGCGAAATTATTGTCGGCAAATACTTGGGTTTATCCGCAGTCCTAGCTGTACTTGTCGCCATGATGACAGCAATTTATCTAGTATTTCTGCAATTTGGTAATATTCCTCATCCAACGGCGAGTATTCTAATTGCAGCAATTTTCTTATTTTTGCAGTTGTCATTAATCACCGCTGTGGCGATTACCTTCGGTGTTTTTACTGCTTCTCTGCTAGCGACTGTTTTAACCTTTGCGGTATATCTAATCGGAAATATTACTCAAGATTTAGTACAACTTGGTCGTCTTAGCCGTAACCCTGGTATGGAACGTCTAACTCAAGGTTTGTTTCTCATCTTGCCAGATTTATCTCGGTTAGATTTGAAAAATGATGCCGTTTATGGTTTGCAAGCACTACCTGACACAACTGCACTCATTACAAATGCTGGCTATGGCTTACTTTATAGTGCCATGTTATTAGCGATCGCTATTTTTATCTTTTCACAACGAGAATTTTAGCCATTGGGCATTGGGCATTAGAGCAAACAGAAAGTTCTTCCCTCTTAACAAATGACAAATGACAAATGACCAATGACAAATGACAAATAACTAATAAATCACTATTTGAGGTTGCTCAATTGTGCCATCAGGCATTATAGTGTCGCGCAACTTCGCATAAGTCAGATTTGCCTTCCAAAGGTTTGCCTTACTCAAGTTTGCATTGGTTAAATTGGCCCATGTCAAATCTGCGCCAGTTAAGTTGGCTTCAGTCAAATTAGTTTCTAGTAATTTTGCTCCACATAGCTTTGCTCCTGTGAGATTTGCAAAACTTAAGTTAGCTTCAATCAGTGATGCTTCAATTAATGTGGCTTCACTTAGGTCTGCTTCTCTCAAATCCACATCACACAGAGAAGCACCCCAAAGATTACTACCTGTGAATTTCACCCGCCATAAGAAAGTTCCGCACAAATTTGCTTGTGTTAAATCAGCATTAATCAAATTGGCTTCACACAAAGATGCTTCATACAGATTAGCTTCACGTAAACTAGCTTGCATCAAATTTGCGCCACTTAAATTAGCACGAGTGAGAACACAGCCAGATAAATTTGCACCACGCAAATCCGCTCCGATGAAATTAATACCACTTAAATCAATTCCTTTCAGGTCGATTCCACTCAAGTCACATCTACTGAAATCCCGGCGCTGAAAATATTTATTTGTGATTTGACTTAATATAAATTCCTGCTGTTGGGCATAATTTTTCATGGTATTCACCTCTGGGTGTAATTTATCTCAAAGGTCGAGTGTGATAGTTACCGTATATTGAGAGTACACCTGAAATGGAGATCCGCTTAGTAAATAATCAAAAATAAATTGGCAAAAAACTGCCAATCGATTGAAAATACGCGTTTTTAGTGGTTTTTAAAACAAAAAATGCTGACATAAGTCATGAAATATTCATACAACAATAGTCATTTGTCATTAGTTATTTGTCCTTGGTCATTAGTACTAATGACTTCGATTTACCTACGGGTTTCATCTTATATGGGGTTTAAGATTCAAAATTTCCATCAGTACTGAGTACTTCTCCTCACTCATCACCCATTATGTAGGCGTAGCCCGATTTAATCATCGCGTATTTTTTTGTTACTTATACCAATTTCGTATGAAGATGCACATAATAATACTCCCCTGTAGTCCCCCCAAGGCATCGCTACGGTGTATACATAAGTCCTTCTCACCCCCTCTAACTCCCCCTTGTTAAGGGCTACGGTGTACACACAAGTAGAATTACCCCCCTTAATCCCCCCTTGCAAAGGGGGGAAACCGGAAAATCTTGTTCCCTCCCCAATGCATCGGGAGGGTTAGGGTGGGGTA encodes:
- a CDS encoding pentapeptide repeat-containing protein, producing MKNYAQQQEFILSQITNKYFQRRDFSRCDLSGIDLKGIDLSGINFIGADLRGANLSGCVLTRANLSGANLMQASLREANLYEASLCEANLINADLTQANLCGTFLWRVKFTGSNLWGASLCDVDLREADLSEATLIEASLIEANLSFANLTGAKLCGAKLLETNLTEANLTGADLTWANLTNANLSKANLWKANLTYAKLRDTIMPDGTIEQPQIVIY
- a CDS encoding ABC transporter permease translates to MTNNRIFVLAKNVFQEVVRDRILYIIGFYALILATAFRVLPEFAATTEDKMFLDFGMAAMNAIGLIITIFIGTGLVNKEIEKRTILVLIAKPVSRSEIIVGKYLGLSAVLAVLVAMMTAIYLVFLQFGNIPHPTASILIAAIFLFLQLSLITAVAITFGVFTASLLATVLTFAVYLIGNITQDLVQLGRLSRNPGMERLTQGLFLILPDLSRLDLKNDAVYGLQALPDTTALITNAGYGLLYSAMLLAIAIFIFSQREF
- the fraD gene encoding septal junction protein FraD, yielding MNTLLKDVFGIFKFAEGLYAGIRKVLVPPKAYSWQTFIYMSVFSWVLSYFATGYIKDIIAFFGWLFLIAGTAWYTTEDPLRVPGTFMPVGAVITGFLVSVFAFGSQEDVITPRTIIFWPTISALITAIPEFIEGTDTDAKARIPKPEDRQKIIVLVASSMLLSCWIQFYFVMNNWLQQYPSLQADTFQRSTFVVRTEEQAKIPRNGVVILEELQPIVVEQIAETPWSEVEKWLLDARQRVGTLGRGVIQKNLAKYEEKELWRVEPRVANTKSGYILDLLSIWIGPSSNPRGYYLKKSCRIEPVAVGNNSENKITVAEIECDRASKLIAGTPPPQQ